The Molothrus ater isolate BHLD 08-10-18 breed brown headed cowbird chromosome 6, BPBGC_Mater_1.1, whole genome shotgun sequence genome segment AAGGGAAAATGCTGGGAATGTTCTGAAGGGAAAGACAGCAGAGCAGTTCACTTTTAGATATCAGGTCAGCACAGAAAATTGGTGTTGACAAAAATTCCTAGGAATCCAAAGTCTCTGTTCGTACTATTCgcttatttttaattgctctAGTTGGTCCTTagaacttattttttttaagtggttcACATTGTTACAAAATTTAGGCAATAAATTTCACTGGGGCACTCCCTTGGCAGGACTCAGAGTGCGTGAGGCTGTACAGCAAGTTCTTTTGTAGGCTCTATAAATACCTGGTCAAACAGACAGTaatctctctccctcttcttcAGATTTCCACTGCACGCCTTGGATCCATGCTCCTAATCAGCTTATGAACTTCCCTTGACCTACGCTTCTTTTCCTAGTGCATGTCTGACTATGGCTGTCCTCAAAGTCAAATTCACCAAAACCAAGAGGGACAAATTGGCTCAGATCTTATGGATCCTCAACTGGGTTTCTGTAGTGAGTGGGATCATTCTCTTCAGTCTTGGCCTCTTTCTGAAAATAGAGATCAAGAAGCGCAATGAAGTGATGGCAAAAGGGGACATTAACTCTGTCCCCAACATGCTGATCTCTGTAGGTGTCATAGCATGTATCATCAACTTTCTGGGTGGCAAAATCTGCTATGACTGCTCAGATGCAAACAAGTTCTCTCGCTGGAAACTAGTAATGCTGCCATACATCGTATGTACCTTCTGTTTTACCTTCTGCATCCTGGTGGGTGCTCTCATGTGCTATACCATGAGGAACGAGCTGGAAGAGTCTCTCTATCTGGGACTGAGGGATGCCATTAAGTTCTATAAAGACACAGACATACCTGGGCGATGTTTCTTAAAGAAAACAGTGGATTTGTTACAAATTGGATTCCGTTGCTGTGGAAACAATGGCTTTAGAGACTGGTTTGAAATTCAGTGGGTATCTCCTCGGTATCTGAATATGGCTTCCAAGGAGGTTCTGGAGTAAGTATTTATCAGTCACAGCAAAAAATTCTAGAAGAAAAACTCTTTTGGGACTGGAAAGCCCTTTTTTCTGGACCTTTgtatcttaattttaaaaaatgtaga includes the following:
- the LOC118687515 gene encoding photoreceptor outer segment membrane glycoprotein 2; translation: MAVLKVKFTKTKRDKLAQILWILNWVSVVSGIILFSLGLFLKIEIKKRNEVMAKGDINSVPNMLISVGVIACIINFLGGKICYDCSDANKFSRWKLVMLPYIVCTFCFTFCILVGALMCYTMRNELEESLYLGLRDAIKFYKDTDIPGRCFLKKTVDLLQIGFRCCGNNGFRDWFEIQWVSPRYLNMASKEVLDRLKSNVDGKFLVDGVPFSCCNPSSPRPCIQYQLTNNSAHYNYDFLTEELNIWMKGCRQALLDYYTGIMRSIGITALLIWLFELSVLIGVRYLQTAMKNVLLLGDLEGESDGWLLENSFVETAKYNINIIKNLGKANQISTVSGMNDPNINVQNTDCDKTNITTKSIPAAR